From the genome of Variovorax sp. RA8, one region includes:
- a CDS encoding protein NO VEIN domain-containing protein, giving the protein MDKEVDPDVLAVINEKRLTGEKRTPVDIIARMGVPDARQKASDHAWLATGDKVITTIWAELVSVAADGRWFCLESLDAEHRIGGGDRSATQVQRATNRLDLLKRSLNAGQGVRAVLQTNRVPIRELETDRSAKVSIRVPDDQEWHVASWDADLKMAVLARGPRGWLPTDDDVQAARARGGIPAPPPPASGPASLEEVQAAAMDHLTRHFSGYGYKTENVSGQALGYDIEVSDKKGASLLKLAVKGTAPGFAGFRLSAEERACAKRGDPWRLAVVTDAGGPAPQHKIYKPAEIDQVPGLDPSDG; this is encoded by the coding sequence ATGGACAAGGAAGTCGACCCCGACGTACTCGCGGTCATCAACGAAAAGCGCCTGACAGGGGAGAAGCGCACTCCCGTCGACATCATCGCCAGGATGGGCGTGCCCGATGCGCGCCAGAAGGCGTCCGACCACGCCTGGCTGGCAACGGGCGACAAGGTCATCACCACGATCTGGGCGGAGCTCGTCAGCGTCGCTGCAGACGGGCGTTGGTTTTGCCTGGAGTCCCTCGATGCCGAACACCGCATCGGCGGCGGCGATCGCAGCGCGACGCAGGTGCAGCGAGCCACCAACCGCCTCGACCTGCTCAAGCGCTCGCTGAATGCGGGCCAGGGCGTGCGGGCCGTGTTGCAGACGAACCGCGTTCCCATTCGCGAGCTGGAGACCGACAGGTCGGCCAAGGTGTCGATACGCGTGCCGGACGACCAGGAGTGGCACGTCGCGTCCTGGGATGCCGACCTGAAAATGGCGGTGCTGGCCCGCGGCCCGCGCGGATGGCTTCCGACCGATGACGACGTGCAGGCTGCACGCGCGCGGGGCGGCATTCCTGCCCCGCCGCCGCCTGCCTCCGGCCCGGCCTCCCTCGAAGAGGTCCAGGCGGCGGCCATGGACCACCTGACGCGGCACTTCTCGGGCTATGGATACAAGACCGAGAACGTGTCGGGCCAGGCGCTCGGCTACGACATCGAGGTCTCCGACAAGAAGGGTGCCAGCTTGCTCAAGCTCGCAGTGAAGGGAACTGCGCCCGGCTTCGCCGGCTTCAGGCTTTCGGCCGAGGAGCGTGCGTGCGCCAAGCGGGGAGATCCCTGGCGCCTCGCGGTGGTCACGGACGCAGGCGGACCGGCACCCCAGCACAAGATCTACAAGCCTGCCGAGATCGACCAGGTGCCCGGACTCGACCCCTCGGACGGATAG
- a CDS encoding PAS domain-containing sensor histidine kinase, which translates to MNAPPKRAQTPVGDADSAEPDSERLLQLLWDQAPDHAFIMLDRRSNIAGWRGAAEAMFGYAEAEVLGKPLDFLFTEHDRSLGMPQHERDIAVSAGRSEDDRWHLRKDGALIWVFGSLVSLKEDGQLVGFAKVVSERTNKRSHVETLQNRLDAVKRDLEGRDMFFGRLTHEVRNSLAPILNVASLLEQTDTSGRNKLPLAIVKRQVAHMERMMRDLMDVARIGAGRLQLFKEDLDVGAELVEIVETIRSQAASKRQELFVIVPPSPVRIRADRQRVHQIVFNLLHNAIKYTPEAGQIWAHCTVEADYAVIKVQDTGVGIAPELLPVIFDLFTQENPGQSSGGFGVGLSIVKDLIDAHHGFVEVRCDGKDKGSMFAVRLPLRDTDVDERSPESGSPIEPGRSI; encoded by the coding sequence ATGAACGCACCACCAAAGCGCGCACAGACTCCCGTTGGAGACGCAGACAGCGCCGAACCCGATTCGGAAAGACTGCTGCAGCTGCTCTGGGACCAGGCGCCGGATCACGCCTTCATCATGCTGGACCGGCGGAGCAACATCGCCGGCTGGCGGGGCGCTGCCGAAGCCATGTTCGGCTACGCCGAGGCAGAGGTGCTGGGCAAGCCGCTGGACTTCCTGTTCACCGAGCATGACCGCTCACTCGGCATGCCGCAGCACGAGCGCGACATCGCGGTGTCCGCCGGCCGCTCGGAGGATGACCGCTGGCACCTGCGCAAGGACGGCGCGCTGATCTGGGTGTTCGGCTCGCTGGTGTCGCTCAAGGAAGACGGCCAGCTGGTCGGCTTCGCCAAGGTCGTGAGCGAGCGAACGAACAAGCGCTCGCACGTCGAAACGCTGCAGAACCGGTTGGACGCAGTTAAACGCGACCTGGAAGGCCGCGACATGTTCTTCGGCCGCCTGACGCACGAGGTCCGGAATTCGCTGGCGCCGATCCTGAACGTCGCCAGCCTGCTCGAGCAGACGGACACGAGCGGCCGCAACAAGCTGCCCCTCGCCATCGTCAAGCGCCAGGTCGCCCACATGGAACGCATGATGCGCGACCTGATGGATGTGGCACGGATCGGAGCAGGCAGGCTCCAGCTCTTCAAGGAAGACCTCGATGTCGGCGCCGAGCTGGTCGAGATTGTCGAAACGATACGGAGCCAGGCCGCCAGCAAGCGGCAGGAACTCTTCGTCATCGTTCCGCCGTCGCCCGTGCGCATTCGCGCGGATCGCCAGCGGGTCCACCAGATCGTCTTCAACCTCCTGCACAACGCGATCAAGTACACCCCCGAGGCCGGCCAGATATGGGCGCACTGCACCGTGGAGGCAGACTATGCGGTGATCAAGGTTCAGGACACCGGCGTTGGCATCGCGCCTGAGCTGCTGCCGGTCATCTTCGATCTCTTCACTCAGGAGAACCCGGGTCAGTCCTCCGGCGGCTTCGGCGTCGGGCTGTCGATCGTCAAGGACTTGATCGACGCGCACCACGGCTTCGTGGAGGTCCGCTGCGACGGCAAGGACAAGGGCTCGATGTTCGCCGTGCGACTGCCCCTGCGCGACACGGACGTCGACGAGCGATCACCCGAAAGCGGCTCGCCCATCGAGCCCGGGCGAAGCATCTGA
- a CDS encoding VWA domain-containing protein, translated as MFFLWPEYLWFLLALALLPAVYVWLLKRRGHAALRYSSVGIVREAAAGRQWRRHLPPALLLLACSGLLIAAARPVARVPLPWARSSIMLAMDVSLSMRVTDVKPNRLVAAQEAAKLFLRDLPREIEVGLVTFAGSSQVAQRATLDRASVIAGIDGFQMQMGTAVGNAIVLCLAELFPDQGIELGDINFGSKPQGRSLDDKAKPPPRAFTAVAPGSYDSAAIILLSDGRRTTGVDTLAAAKMAADRGVRIYVVGLGTLEGDASTPDGMAIYMKLDEPTLREVARMTGGEYHHAGTAEKLRSVYENLGSRVQVLTRETELAGVLALLSALLAMAAATLSLLWFGRIA; from the coding sequence ATGTTCTTCCTCTGGCCCGAGTACCTCTGGTTCCTGCTGGCGCTTGCATTGCTGCCTGCGGTGTACGTCTGGCTCCTGAAACGCCGTGGTCATGCAGCCCTGCGCTACAGCAGCGTGGGCATCGTGCGCGAGGCGGCGGCCGGCCGCCAGTGGCGGCGGCACCTGCCGCCTGCGCTGCTCCTGCTGGCCTGCTCGGGGTTGCTGATCGCCGCGGCGCGGCCCGTGGCGCGGGTGCCGCTGCCCTGGGCACGGTCATCGATCATGCTGGCCATGGACGTGTCGCTGAGCATGCGGGTGACCGACGTCAAGCCCAACCGCCTGGTGGCCGCGCAGGAGGCGGCCAAGCTGTTCCTTCGCGACCTGCCCAGGGAGATCGAGGTCGGGCTCGTCACCTTCGCCGGCAGCAGCCAGGTCGCCCAGCGCGCAACGCTGGACCGCGCGTCCGTGATCGCGGGCATCGACGGCTTCCAGATGCAGATGGGCACGGCGGTGGGCAACGCCATCGTGCTGTGCCTGGCGGAGCTGTTTCCGGACCAGGGCATCGAACTCGGCGACATCAACTTCGGCAGCAAGCCGCAGGGTCGCAGCCTGGACGACAAGGCGAAGCCGCCGCCCCGGGCCTTCACGGCGGTGGCGCCGGGCTCGTACGATTCGGCCGCGATCATCCTGCTGAGCGATGGCCGTCGAACCACCGGCGTCGATACGCTGGCGGCGGCGAAGATGGCCGCGGATCGCGGTGTCCGCATCTACGTGGTGGGGCTCGGGACGCTGGAAGGCGACGCTTCGACGCCGGATGGCATGGCCATCTACATGAAGCTGGACGAACCGACCCTTCGCGAGGTGGCGCGGATGACCGGCGGCGAGTACCACCACGCCGGCACGGCAGAGAAGCTGCGCAGCGTCTATGAAAACCTCGGCTCCCGCGTGCAGGTGCTGACGCGGGAGACCGAGCTCGCCGGCGTGCTGGCGCTGCTCTCGGCATTGCTGGCGATGGCGGCGGCGACGCTGTCCCTGCTCTGGTTCGGACGAATCGCCTGA
- a CDS encoding serine hydrolase domain-containing protein, translating to MLLSPASVLAQWRSSTPQEQALDAAAFQGVASAIGEEFPDVQSAAVALRGRLVFQYHRDGNPEVLRNVQSVAKSAVSALVGIAIKQGRIATLDERVTALVPEWDALNPDPRARDITLRHLLTMTAGFQVNDPTGTASPGRAGDAWARPMASAPGQSFAYDNAAQALVLEVLQKTVGTGFADYAHEQLVKPLGMKEPSYQRGLSLRTEDMAKLGQLFLQNGVWEGRQLLPSSFAADATAAQNAGGAPVGLSYGYGWWVVPSKAQRQTFLASGYSGQFIWVFPGLELVVAATSTVSPAVQGRGQALQLMRTRIYDAAQARSTASDR from the coding sequence ATGTTGCTTTCCCCGGCGTCGGTTCTCGCACAGTGGAGAAGCTCGACACCGCAGGAACAGGCGTTGGATGCGGCCGCGTTCCAGGGCGTTGCTTCGGCCATCGGCGAGGAGTTTCCAGATGTGCAGAGTGCCGCAGTCGCACTGCGAGGCCGCCTGGTCTTCCAGTACCACCGAGACGGGAATCCCGAGGTGCTGCGCAACGTGCAGTCGGTTGCCAAGAGCGCCGTCTCTGCGCTGGTGGGGATTGCCATCAAGCAAGGCCGGATTGCCACCCTGGACGAGCGAGTGACGGCGTTGGTGCCCGAGTGGGATGCGCTCAATCCGGACCCTCGCGCGAGAGACATCACGCTGCGTCACCTGCTGACGATGACCGCCGGCTTCCAGGTGAACGACCCGACGGGCACCGCCTCTCCGGGCCGCGCAGGGGATGCCTGGGCACGGCCCATGGCCAGTGCACCCGGGCAAAGCTTCGCGTACGACAACGCAGCGCAGGCCCTCGTGCTGGAGGTTCTTCAGAAGACAGTCGGCACCGGCTTCGCAGACTACGCGCACGAACAGCTGGTGAAGCCGCTCGGGATGAAAGAGCCGTCGTATCAGCGCGGCTTGAGCTTGCGTACCGAAGACATGGCCAAGCTCGGCCAGCTGTTTCTCCAGAACGGCGTGTGGGAGGGACGACAGTTGCTTCCGTCGTCCTTTGCCGCCGACGCCACCGCCGCCCAGAACGCGGGCGGTGCTCCAGTAGGGTTGTCCTATGGCTACGGGTGGTGGGTGGTGCCCTCGAAGGCGCAGCGGCAGACCTTCCTGGCCAGCGGGTACAGCGGACAGTTCATCTGGGTCTTTCCCGGCCTGGAGCTGGTTGTCGCGGCGACGTCGACTGTGTCTCCCGCAGTCCAAGGCAGGGGCCAGGCGCTGCAATTGATGCGTACGCGCATCTACGACGCTGCGCAGGCGCGCTCGACGGCCAGCGACCGTTGA
- a CDS encoding DUF1090 family protein, with the protein MRVKSSFLAIALAVAAPAMAQPAGQVDTAACKAEEEALEQEMAVARSRGQMLRRRELAEELAALQARCKTLAPAQSRAARIERLEREIRGLRLELERAEEELRELTRGG; encoded by the coding sequence ATGCGCGTCAAATCCTCTTTCCTGGCCATCGCGCTCGCGGTAGCGGCGCCTGCAATGGCGCAGCCGGCAGGCCAGGTCGACACCGCTGCCTGCAAAGCCGAGGAGGAGGCACTCGAGCAGGAAATGGCCGTGGCCCGCTCCAGGGGCCAGATGCTGCGCCGGCGGGAACTTGCCGAGGAATTGGCCGCACTGCAGGCCCGTTGCAAGACGCTGGCACCGGCACAGAGCCGGGCGGCGCGCATCGAGAGGCTGGAGCGGGAAATCCGGGGGTTGCGGCTCGAGCTCGAGCGAGCCGAGGAGGAGCTTCGCGAGCTGACGCGCGGCGGTTGA
- a CDS encoding LysR family transcriptional regulator, protein MAGHLLQETAVRYFLEVVRTGSVKEAASKLNVAPSAVSRQVARLEREMDSLLFERHARGMVPNAAGELLAAHAKRAQQDNERVLNDISALRGLRSGFVRVVSAEGFAFDFIPTLIARFQEKYEGIRFHLEVCGQRDIPRRIRDAEADVGVTLSSVPEAGIQVELRHPSPILAVMSREHPLAGQGQLSLSQVAAYPLALPLPNSSIRQLLDISCSRQGLQYRIAMSSNHADALVSFAGAARECIAFYGELSIRTRLLARTLVAVPLRDREMNERHFEVETLAGRALSDAAKGFVRFLIDAIRAETLLPAARSKSR, encoded by the coding sequence ATGGCTGGCCATTTGCTCCAGGAGACCGCCGTGCGCTACTTCCTCGAAGTCGTGCGGACTGGCTCGGTCAAGGAAGCGGCCTCGAAGCTGAACGTGGCCCCGTCCGCGGTGAGCCGCCAGGTGGCGCGCCTCGAGCGCGAGATGGACAGCCTGCTGTTCGAACGCCACGCCCGCGGCATGGTGCCCAACGCCGCAGGGGAACTGCTGGCAGCGCACGCCAAGCGGGCGCAGCAGGACAACGAGCGCGTGCTGAACGACATCTCCGCGCTACGCGGCCTGCGCAGCGGCTTCGTGCGCGTGGTCAGCGCCGAGGGGTTCGCCTTCGATTTCATTCCGACGCTCATCGCCCGCTTCCAGGAAAAGTACGAAGGCATCCGCTTCCACCTGGAGGTCTGCGGCCAGCGAGACATCCCGCGCCGCATCCGCGACGCAGAGGCGGACGTCGGCGTCACCCTGAGCTCGGTTCCGGAGGCTGGCATCCAGGTGGAACTGCGCCATCCGAGTCCCATCCTTGCCGTCATGTCCCGCGAGCACCCGCTGGCCGGGCAGGGCCAACTTTCCCTGAGCCAGGTGGCCGCGTACCCGCTGGCACTTCCGCTGCCCAACAGCTCGATCCGGCAACTGCTCGACATCAGCTGCAGCAGGCAGGGCCTGCAGTACCGGATCGCCATGTCGAGCAACCACGCCGATGCGCTGGTGAGCTTCGCGGGTGCAGCACGCGAGTGCATCGCGTTCTATGGCGAGCTGTCCATTCGGACCCGGCTTCTAGCCAGGACGCTGGTGGCGGTTCCGCTGCGCGACCGGGAGATGAACGAACGCCATTTCGAGGTGGAGACGCTGGCCGGGCGGGCGCTGTCCGACGCGGCCAAGGGCTTCGTGCGTTTCCTGATCGACGCGATCCGCGCTGAAACGTTGCTGCCCGCAGCTCGTTCGAAATCCCGATAG
- a CDS encoding Bug family tripartite tricarboxylate transporter substrate binding protein, which yields MKILSLLAGCALASCLGMVGTKVVAAEGDFPSRPISLVIPFPPGGATDVLGRVIGARLGRELGQPVVIDNRAGAGTIIGATYVSKAAPDGYTLLVSSGTTFTVNPAIRSNLPYDPVKGFDPIGIAGRTALILLANKDVPVQNFKQFVDYVKASPGKYAYGSFGSGTTAHFAGETLLNAAGLKMTHVPYKGSAPAMTDLIGGQIPFSVDTVSAAIPQLAGGKVKAIVVTTAKRSALLPAVPAMGESGYPGIDMDTWLIVAGPKGLPPATKARLEKALAVTMADPDTRAKLVAAGLEPAYSNAAAASELINRELPLMRAVAARSNITAD from the coding sequence ATGAAGATCCTCTCCCTCCTGGCCGGCTGTGCGCTGGCTTCCTGTCTAGGCATGGTCGGCACGAAAGTCGTCGCTGCCGAAGGCGACTTCCCATCGCGGCCGATCTCGCTGGTGATCCCCTTCCCGCCCGGCGGGGCCACCGACGTGCTGGGCCGTGTGATCGGAGCGCGCCTGGGCAGGGAGCTGGGCCAACCGGTGGTGATCGACAACCGCGCGGGCGCCGGGACCATCATCGGCGCGACCTACGTCTCCAAGGCCGCGCCGGACGGCTACACGCTGCTGGTGAGTTCGGGCACCACGTTCACGGTCAACCCGGCGATCCGCAGCAACCTGCCCTACGACCCGGTCAAGGGCTTCGACCCGATCGGGATCGCCGGTCGCACCGCCCTCATCCTGCTGGCGAACAAGGACGTTCCCGTGCAGAACTTCAAGCAGTTCGTCGACTACGTGAAGGCCTCGCCGGGCAAATACGCCTACGGCTCGTTCGGCAGCGGCACTACCGCGCACTTCGCCGGCGAGACCCTCCTGAATGCCGCCGGGCTGAAGATGACGCACGTGCCCTACAAGGGGAGCGCGCCGGCCATGACCGATCTCATCGGCGGGCAGATCCCGTTCAGCGTCGACACGGTGAGCGCCGCCATTCCGCAGCTGGCCGGAGGAAAGGTCAAGGCGATCGTGGTGACGACTGCGAAGCGCTCGGCGCTGCTGCCGGCCGTGCCTGCGATGGGCGAGAGCGGCTACCCCGGCATCGACATGGACACCTGGCTCATCGTCGCCGGACCCAAGGGCCTGCCGCCCGCCACCAAGGCCAGGCTCGAGAAGGCGCTGGCGGTCACCATGGCCGATCCGGACACTCGCGCGAAGCTGGTCGCGGCGGGACTGGAGCCGGCCTACAGCAACGCGGCCGCGGCCAGCGAACTGATCAACAGGGAGCTGCCGCTGATGCGTGCCGTGGCCGCCCGGTCCAACATCACGGCGGACTGA
- a CDS encoding amidase, giving the protein MFVPTAAGELVETSAVELRRLIGTKALSPVELLEACIAQIEKVNPFVNAITATCFERARREALAAEAAVMAGDPLGLLHGLPLGVKDLEPTEGLLTTWGSPLFRNHVPAEDIELVARLRRAGAIVAGKTNVPEMGAGANSRNAVWGATGNPFNPDLNAGGSSGGSAAALACDMLPVCTGSDTGGSLRIPAAKCGVVGFRPSPGIVPSVRKLLGWTPISVVGPMGRTVEDACLQLAASAGMHPGDPLSYPLDALSFQKPADVDLSRLRVAWTEDFGTCAVDENIRITFRRKIESMRHHFQRCDEIRLDLGEVHKCFDVLRAEAFVAGMQAAYEKDPNNLGPNSRANYEMGLRMSLLDSAWAQAEQTRLIRKFQDVFADVDLILSPTTPVSPFPWTQLYADTINGERQENYYRWLALTYVVTLVTHPALSLPCGVDHAGMPFGLQIVGGFRSDHQVLGAAHAMERAFSSSAELRRPRPDLHALVKSRPQPPLRSIVTAAPDAQPAASASDRASVSVV; this is encoded by the coding sequence ATGTTCGTGCCTACGGCTGCCGGCGAACTCGTCGAGACCTCCGCGGTCGAGCTGCGCCGCCTCATCGGTACCAAGGCACTCTCGCCGGTGGAGCTGCTGGAGGCATGCATCGCGCAGATCGAGAAGGTGAACCCGTTCGTGAATGCCATCACCGCCACCTGCTTCGAGCGCGCGCGTCGCGAAGCACTCGCCGCCGAGGCGGCCGTCATGGCCGGCGACCCCCTCGGGCTTCTGCACGGGTTGCCCCTGGGCGTGAAGGATCTCGAGCCCACGGAGGGCCTTCTCACCACCTGGGGCTCGCCCCTGTTCCGCAACCATGTGCCGGCCGAGGACATCGAGCTGGTGGCGCGTCTGCGCCGGGCCGGGGCGATCGTGGCCGGGAAGACGAACGTCCCCGAGATGGGCGCGGGCGCCAACTCACGCAACGCGGTCTGGGGCGCGACCGGCAATCCCTTCAATCCGGATCTCAATGCGGGAGGATCCTCCGGCGGGTCCGCCGCCGCCCTGGCCTGCGACATGCTGCCGGTCTGCACCGGCTCCGACACCGGCGGGTCCCTCCGCATCCCCGCCGCCAAGTGCGGCGTGGTGGGTTTCAGGCCCTCCCCCGGTATCGTGCCCAGCGTGCGCAAGCTGCTGGGCTGGACGCCGATCTCGGTCGTGGGCCCGATGGGGCGAACCGTCGAGGACGCCTGCCTGCAACTGGCCGCATCGGCCGGCATGCACCCGGGCGACCCGCTGAGCTATCCGCTCGACGCGCTTTCCTTCCAGAAGCCCGCCGACGTCGACCTGAGCCGGCTGCGCGTGGCATGGACAGAGGACTTCGGCACCTGTGCGGTGGACGAGAACATCCGCATCACCTTCCGCCGCAAGATCGAGAGCATGCGGCATCACTTCCAGCGCTGCGACGAGATCCGGCTCGACCTCGGCGAGGTTCACAAGTGCTTCGACGTGCTGCGCGCCGAGGCCTTCGTCGCTGGCATGCAGGCTGCGTACGAGAAGGACCCGAACAACCTCGGCCCCAACTCCCGCGCGAACTACGAGATGGGCCTGCGGATGAGCCTGCTGGACAGCGCCTGGGCGCAGGCCGAGCAGACCCGCCTGATCCGGAAGTTCCAGGACGTCTTCGCGGATGTCGACCTGATCCTGTCGCCCACCACGCCCGTCTCGCCCTTTCCGTGGACGCAGCTCTACGCGGACACGATCAACGGCGAACGGCAGGAGAACTATTACCGCTGGCTGGCGCTGACCTACGTGGTGACGCTGGTCACCCATCCCGCGCTCTCGCTGCCGTGCGGTGTCGATCATGCGGGCATGCCCTTCGGGCTGCAGATCGTCGGGGGCTTCAGATCAGACCATCAGGTCCTGGGCGCCGCGCACGCGATGGAGCGGGCGTTCTCGTCGAGCGCCGAGCTTCGCCGCCCGCGCCCGGACCTGCACGCACTGGTGAAGTCGCGGCCGCAGCCGCCACTCCGATCCATCGTCACCGCCGCGCCCGATGCGCAGCCTGCTGCGAGTGCCTCGGACCGGGCGTCGGTTTCGGTGGTCTAA
- a CDS encoding flagella synthesis protein FlgN, with protein sequence MLLPHLLAEKACVEEFLGVLAQEERAMQDGLFNDLAPLTERKAALLDRMTALDRARESAQVAMGFEPGRAGADAAATAAGTTAQEAWAALLQLAERAKAGNRRNGAMVHGHLDFTRNALHYLQAAALPFYGPDGIRKAVGGMGTRLALG encoded by the coding sequence ATGCTGCTGCCCCATCTGCTGGCCGAGAAGGCCTGCGTGGAAGAGTTCCTCGGCGTGCTGGCGCAGGAGGAGCGGGCCATGCAGGACGGCCTCTTCAACGACCTGGCGCCGCTCACCGAACGCAAGGCCGCCCTGCTCGACCGCATGACGGCGCTGGACCGGGCCCGCGAATCGGCCCAGGTGGCGATGGGCTTCGAACCCGGCCGCGCCGGAGCCGACGCCGCCGCGACGGCGGCCGGGACCACCGCGCAGGAGGCCTGGGCCGCCCTGCTGCAGCTCGCCGAGCGCGCCAAGGCCGGCAACCGCCGCAACGGCGCCATGGTCCATGGCCACCTCGACTTCACGCGAAACGCGCTGCACTACCTGCAAGCGGCGGCCCTGCCCTTCTACGGGCCGGACGGGATCCGCAAGGCGGTGGGCGGGATGGGGACGCGGCTGGCGCTGGGCTAG
- the flgM gene encoding flagellar biosynthesis anti-sigma factor FlgM: MKIDQPASSATSISRTAKGAKAQPAAGAEAAEQAKDAVQLSSAQVHSLPSGPNTDFDAARVADIRKAILAGEYTVHPERIADGLLKNVRDLLSGKNEG, translated from the coding sequence TTGAAAATCGACCAACCCGCCTCCTCGGCCACCTCCATCTCCCGCACCGCCAAGGGCGCCAAGGCCCAGCCGGCCGCCGGCGCCGAGGCCGCCGAACAGGCCAAGGACGCAGTGCAGCTGTCCTCGGCCCAGGTTCATTCGCTGCCCAGCGGCCCGAACACCGACTTCGATGCGGCGCGCGTCGCCGACATCCGCAAGGCCATCCTCGCCGGCGAGTACACGGTGCATCCCGAGCGCATCGCCGACGGCCTCCTGAAGAACGTGCGCGACCTGCTCAGCGGCAAGAACGAGGGCTGA
- the flgA gene encoding flagellar basal body P-ring formation chaperone FlgA, whose protein sequence is MMDKTRLFLRFLSVVLAGGLSAGASSAAPPDGGDARGVVEQFLKTQTAGLPGQARIRVTLRSPLPACEALEAFLPNGASAWGRVSVGLRCPGERPWTRYVQAHVALEGRYLVAARAIEAGQPLRAGDVAARTGDLTALPKSILGDPAELKGLVAANRIAPGAPLRREQLRGTVVIQQGQTVQVVAEGVGFTVSTEARALSRAEIGAAVRAKTRDGRLVSGVADEEGQIRLAQ, encoded by the coding sequence ATGATGGACAAGACCCGCCTATTCCTTCGCTTTCTCTCGGTCGTCCTGGCTGGCGGCCTGAGCGCCGGCGCCAGCTCGGCCGCGCCGCCGGACGGCGGCGATGCGCGCGGCGTGGTCGAGCAGTTCCTGAAGACACAGACCGCCGGCCTGCCGGGCCAGGCCCGCATCCGCGTGACGCTGCGCTCGCCCCTGCCGGCCTGCGAGGCGCTCGAAGCATTCCTGCCGAACGGAGCCTCCGCCTGGGGCCGCGTCTCGGTCGGCCTGCGCTGCCCGGGCGAGCGGCCCTGGACGCGCTACGTGCAGGCGCACGTCGCGCTCGAAGGCCGCTACCTGGTGGCCGCACGCGCCATCGAGGCCGGCCAGCCGCTGCGTGCCGGCGACGTGGCGGCGCGCACCGGGGACCTGACGGCGCTGCCGAAGTCGATCCTGGGCGACCCCGCCGAGCTCAAGGGTTTGGTGGCCGCCAACCGCATCGCGCCCGGCGCGCCGCTGCGGCGCGAGCAGTTGCGCGGCACGGTCGTGATCCAGCAGGGCCAGACGGTGCAGGTGGTCGCGGAAGGGGTCGGCTTCACCGTCAGCACCGAGGCGCGCGCCCTGAGCCGCGCGGAGATCGGCGCCGCCGTCCGGGCCAAGACCCGGGACGGCCGCCTGGTCAGCGGGGTGGCCGACGAGGAGGGCCAGATCCGGCTGGCCCAATGA
- the flgB gene encoding flagellar basal body rod protein FlgB, whose amino-acid sequence MIDKLDAALRFSREALNLRVQRQEVLAANIAHADTPNYKARDFDFASRLSQAVEQGRGGASMSMATTSARHLHGEASAMPDADLLYRVPAQSSIDGNTVEMDAERIAFADNAMRYEANLTVMSAKIKSLLAAAQQ is encoded by the coding sequence ATGATCGACAAGCTGGATGCAGCGCTTCGGTTCAGCCGCGAAGCCCTGAACCTCCGGGTCCAGCGCCAGGAAGTGCTGGCCGCCAATATCGCCCATGCCGACACGCCCAACTACAAGGCACGGGACTTCGACTTCGCGAGCCGGCTCAGCCAGGCCGTGGAGCAGGGCCGCGGCGGCGCCTCGATGAGCATGGCCACCACCTCGGCGCGCCACCTGCACGGTGAGGCCTCGGCGATGCCCGATGCCGACCTGCTCTACCGCGTGCCGGCGCAGTCCAGCATCGACGGCAACACCGTCGAGATGGATGCCGAACGCATCGCCTTCGCCGACAACGCGATGCGCTACGAGGCCAACCTCACGGTCATGAGCGCCAAGATCAAGTCGCTGCTGGCGGCGGCGCAGCAATAA
- the flgC gene encoding flagellar basal body rod protein FlgC yields MPLPSASMNIFDVAGSAMAAQSQRMNVTASNLANAESVAGPDGQPYRAKQVMFEVAASGQQDIGGVKVSGVVEDSSPPRMVYDPKSPHANAQGYVSMPNVNVVEEMTNMISASRSYQANVEVLNTAKTLMLKTLTVGQ; encoded by the coding sequence ATGCCATTGCCCAGCGCCTCCATGAACATCTTCGACGTCGCCGGCTCCGCGATGGCCGCGCAGTCGCAGCGCATGAACGTGACCGCGAGCAACCTGGCCAACGCCGAGAGCGTGGCCGGCCCCGACGGCCAGCCCTACCGCGCCAAGCAGGTCATGTTCGAGGTCGCGGCCTCGGGCCAGCAGGACATCGGCGGCGTGAAGGTCTCCGGCGTGGTCGAGGACAGCTCGCCCCCCAGGATGGTCTACGACCCCAAGAGCCCGCATGCCAACGCGCAGGGCTACGTGAGCATGCCCAACGTGAACGTCGTCGAGGAGATGACCAACATGATCTCCGCCTCGCGCAGCTACCAGGCCAACGTCGAGGTGCTCAACACCGCCAAGACGCTGATGCTCAAGACCCTGACGGTCGGCCAGTAA